The window acccccccccactcaccccccatCTCTCTCCGGGCAGCCTGGGCTGGCAGCGCCGACAGCCTGGCGTGGTGCCGCAGGGGGTGACGTCTCGTGGGGGGCTGCGGCAAATGCCCCACGGTGCCCCAATCCGCTTCTTGCAGCAGGTGGTTGGGCCTGGTGCcccatgctccagccctgccccggaGGCCATGCTGGCAGGGACCAGGCCTGGCTTGGGAGGCTGCGGGCCCCTCTGCCCATGGCTGGGGGCTGTGCGTTCCCTCGCTTCCACACCACGGGAGCTGGGACATCTGGCTGAAGTTCTGTCTGCTTTGCAGCCCCGTCCCCAGAGCAGAGCCCATGGCCTCCCAGACGGACAAGTCCCTGCTGTcggcagagctggaggaggaagatgatgaggagttCAGACAGCTGCTGCTCCAGGTCTGTGAGTGGCCCAGAGCCTGtgtgtcctcccccccccccagcccccgccctggTGCAGGTCTGCGCTGGGGAGTgttgtgggggcagcatgctgGCTCTGCTTGTGGGGCCCTGTGGGGGAGTAGGAAGCCCTCGGCGGCTGGCCGGGCTGGGTCTCAGCAAGGATCTCTCGGGGCGGTGTCAGCCCAGTGggctccactccctccccacgTGTGGGGTTTGTGGCTCTCTGATGGCTGTGGGTAGGTGGGAGCTGGCCAAGGGTGCTGGCAGAGGATTCAGCCTCTGGCAGGAGGAGGCGGGGGGGCTGATGGGCTCTGGTGGGGCAGGATCAGTGCTGTGAGGACTGGTGGGATCAGATGGGGGAATCGGTGACTGGTGGGGTCCCCGCTTGGTCCCATTCTCATTTGTTCCAGGTGATGCAGTGATTGAGTTGAGACGGAGAGGGGGGGTGGCTCATAGCTGGGatctggggggggggcgaggaggaggAGTTGCGGGTTTATTCACAGGGACCTCTCTGTGCTGGGGCCTCATCGCAGGCGTGTGGGTCTGGAGGGACCACAGGGTGGGCGTGGTGGGATCCGGTGCCTGCCTCATCCCTCTTTCCCTCCAGGCCACCCAGAAGATCCAGAGCGCGATGCCTTCGGTGCGTGACTCGAAACCGATCCAGCCTCAGCCTGGTAcggagtttggggtggggtgaggcgggggagcccagggctgggatgctagggggctgcgggtcaggagtgaggggcacccaccccttcctttccctctcccaccagGGTTCTGCATTAAGACCCATGCGGGCTCCCAGGAGAAGGTGTTTGTGAACATCTGCCGGTCGCTGGACATCCCGCCGCCCCCCGACCTCAGCCGCCAGGAGCTGGAGTGTCTGCTCGAGTCGGACAGCGCCTCGTCCTTCCGCATCCCCATGAGCCTGGGGGAGCCCCACGCCGAGCTGGACAACAgtgagcccccctccccaccgtgACCCCTCAGCCCTATGGATGGAACCTGCCACAGTGAccccccggccccagggcagggactggctggctcaggggggcagggaatggggcccagggtctgtcccctctaggggcgccggctcccagccagccccagagatCAGACCGCACTGGCTCTGACCCCAGGCCGCGGTGCGAGGGGAGCTCAGAGGCCACCCGGCGGGCCAAGTGCTCACAGTCATTCTCCGTCGCAGGCGGGAACGGCTGCGCCGCGTACGACGTGGTCATCAACACCGGCTTCTTCAGCAAAGTTGAGGtaagcgccccctgctgggccaggccctcctgcccccaagagcCCCACGGCTGCGGGTGTGGCCGGGGTTGGGAGCGGGGAAGTTAATGTgtgtgcagtgggggtggggaggggatgcaggtCCACAGTGGTCCCCAGGCTGTCGCCTGGGTCTGGCTGACCCTGCCCTTTCTCTGTGCCAGGCTGACCCCTTCTTCAAAGAGTTCTTCATCACGGTAGCCCTGGAGGGGCTGGCAGAGAAGTACAAGATGGACATCAATCACCCGGGTACTGTCCAGCCCAGggcggggctgcgggtcgggagcgaggggcgccggcagggctggcggggagcccggggctgcgggtcgggagcgaggggcgccggcagggctgggggggagcccggggctgcgggtcgggagcgaggggcgccggcagggctgggggggagcccggggctgcgggtcgggagcgaggggcgccggcagggctgggggggagcccggggctgcgggtcgggagcgaggggcgccggcagggctgggggggagcccggggctgcgggtcgggagcgaggggcgccggtagggctgggggggagcccggggctgcgggtcgggagcgaggggcgccggcagggctgggggggagcccggggctgcgggtcgggagcgaggggcgccggcagggctgggggggagcccggggctgcgggtcgggagctcTTGCTCCAGTGCCCCCAATCTGCCCGTCCCCACTAACCCCTTCCCCACCGCTCTGCAGAGTGGCGAATCCTGAAGAACCGGAAGTTCATGGGCTGCATCTCGGGACAGACCATCCGCACCAAGTCCAGCCCTGTCATACAGGAGATGGACTTCAGGTGAGTGGGGGTCTGATTActctccccgcccccagactCTGCCCCCTGTGGGTCTAACTCCTTGGGCTGCTGTGGATTTGAAcaaccccatccccttccccccgccaccccaccccacggCTGCTGTTCTCTGATTGCTGTTTTGGAAATCCAGTGGTAAAGAGTTCCGCTCGCTCCGTGTGTTTTGAGAAAAACGCTGGTGTGTCTGAACCCCCTAGGTCTGGCCCTTCTAATGCCCCCCTTCCCCGAGGAGTGCAGTGGGCTCTCCCCCGTCTGGCACGCACACAGGGATGGAAAATACAACTGATTCGAGCGGACCGTGCCCAGCTCCatcggggtgggggaggcctAGAACCACGGGTATCGTGTGAGCCTGAGAGGCTACAAAGGATTCTCTAACACCCCCAAAAAGCCCAGCATCCCAGCTTTGCGATGGCGTCTGGCACAGGGGGCTCCGGGCAGCGGGCTGGGGAGGGCGGGGCGATGAAATCCAGTGTGTGGGGAGGCAATGTGGTAATCAGACTGACGTGATTGCAAGGGTCTGGCTGGCCTGGTTGAAATGGTTCCTTGGCTAGTTGATTGACTGGAGGGGGCTGtgtatgttgggggtgggggcggcgtGTGTGTATGTAGGAGGGGCTGCTAAAGACCCCCCCTCCCATCGCTGAAATTGAGCAGAAGGCTCAGGCCCAGGCGTGTCCCCTGTGGATCTCTTGCAGAGAAGGCAGGGAGACAAGCCAGAGACCCATGGAGCCGTGATGTCCCCAGACAGACTCGGGGGGCTGGGTTCATTGCCAGGCCTTGGGGCAGATGGGGATTTTTCCAGGgtgctcagagccccctccctctgctggggtccccctccctctgctggggtcctgccccactGCCATCCAGAGCCTCCTTCCCCTACTGGGGTCCCCCTCTCCACGGTGAGAGTCACTGGCTGGGCCATGTGGCCCCTCCCCAGTCgggcagggagctcagacctGTCCCACTCTGAGCACCTGCTTTCCCCACACCCATTTCTTTCCACAGTTCCCCTGTGCTCCCCAAATTCACCATCCTGGCGGAGCCGGCGGGAGGGCCCCCCGAATTCCTGCTGGCTGACATCCACCTGCCCAGAGTGGTGAGTTCTGCCGAGGGGAGCTCCTGTCTGCTCCAGCCCGGGGTCTGTCCCAgcaggggcgctgtggggcgggggTGCCGGCCCTGGGGCGGGTCTCACCCctcagcggggcggggggggccggcCGTGGGGCGGGTCTCTCCCCACAGGCTCTCATGACCCCTCCCGCAGGGCTCGGCGCGGGAGCTCtccctggagctggggcaggaccGGGTCGTGCtgcggggggggccgggccccTACCTCCTCGACATCTACATCCCCCACGACATCGTCCCGGAGCTCAGCCACGCCCGCTTCCACCGGCGCACCGCGGTgagcccccccgggacccccgcatttctccccccctgccccccctgggGCATCCCGCCCCTCTGCATCAGGGTGGGGTGAGCACTCGTCCCCCAGGGCAAAAACTCCCATCCCTACAAGCCAgggaccccacccccaatgtATGACCCCTCCCCCTTGTGTGACTCCTCCCCCTCTGTAGTGATCCCGCCCCCCTAGTGCGGCTCCTCCTCCTCGGGCTGTGGCCTCGCCTTCTTTATGCCTAGGCTGTGGCCCCCTCCTTTCTGTCATGACCTCAggtgtgcccctcccccaccaggctgtgactcctcccccttctcagtggcccctccccctggtTCCTCTCCCCACTCATCGCCCTCTCGTCTCCCCACAGGTGCTGACGGTGAAGATGCCCGTCCAACCCCAGCTGGGGCCCCCCTGAGGAGACCCCCCCCctctgcccacaggagagaatcCAGGATCCGGAGTGGGGGGCCCCCCACCAGACCAAGGGGGAGCTGGCATGTGGGGGGTTGGGGCTGCAATTCCCAGCAGaaaaccaggactcctgggttctttccccacctctgggaggggagtggggtctagtggttggggggggggggcatggctgggagcCAGTACTCCTGGGTTTTTCTTTCTAGCTCTTGCTCCTGGCGTGCCCAGAGATCAGCTGTCCGTGGGGGGGCCGGGACCCtgctgccctggggtggggatggggtgggggtagcTGGCTTGGGAGGCTGGCTCGTGCCCTGTCAAATCTGCACCCGAAGGCGCGCAATAAACGGTGCGACGGAAACACGGCGGCGTCCGTCTGTGCCCGGCGGCCCGAGCCTCgcccggcggggggggggcgggatggggcaggagcgccggctggggggcagggcccggccTTGCCCACCGGGGGGCGCTGGTTGGGCACAGCGTGCGCGTCTCCAGCTCTTATTTCTGTCCCCGTCCGGTTTTCATTCTCTCTCCGTCCCTCCCTCTCTTCTGCCAGCTCCGCCTTCCCGGCGCTGCTTTCTCGCCTTCCCTTCGTACAGCCTGTTCCCCCCCTTCGCAGCCGGCCCCCTCTGCCGCCccccagccatctgccagccgcACCGGGGGCTGCGGGAGCTTCTCTGCCACCCCGTGCGGAGCCCTTTCCCCGGGGCGGGCACTGCAAGGtggggcctggctggctcaggggggcagcgAATGGGGcttggggcctgtcccctctagggggcgctggctcccatctggccccagggcagggactggctggctcagggggtcagggaatggggcctttccccttgGAGTGGGGCGgatgatgggggggtggggaacctGCAGCCTTTCCCTGAGGCCAGTTAAGGCCTTactgctgtgctggggggggcatcTCCCCGGCATCTCCCCCAAGACCACCCCGGAAAGTCAGGCTTGGGGGGTCCCAAGCCCGTTCCTGTCTCTCTACCCCCACTCCCTCCTCGGTGCATATCTTTGCATCTCATTATCCCGCCCACCTATCCCATCTGGTGCTGGGAAGTGTCCATTGCTCCTGGGTTGTAATTCTCactggtgggcggggggggggggaggggcaggactcctgggtttgctccccagctctgaggggactggggtctagtggttagagcatgggggggtggggctgggagccaggactcctgggttctctctccagctcggggaggggagtggggtctggtggtttgTGGGGGGGGCACAGATTTGCTCAAGGCTGCCGGCTGCTCCCCCCCTCACCTGCCAAGAAAGGGCCTGTGCCCTGAGACACTCGCACCATCTGTCTCCCACTGGGGcacgtcccccccgccccacacacacccctcggTCTGGGCAGCTGCCTCCGGGCTGGCTGGGGCTCCCGACAGCTGGCAGTTCCAGGGCCCAGGGGAGGGTGAGCTTGGAGCTGGCCAGGTCCACTgccttgggaggggagtggggtccagtggttagagcagggggggactGGGaagctggactcctgggttctctctccagctttgggaaggggagtggggactagtggttacagcagggggagtgggagccaggactcctgggttctctccctggctctgggaggggagtggggactagtggttagagcaggcagggggtctgggggccaggactcctgggttctttccccagctctgggaaggagatgGGTTGTGCGGGTTTAGAGTCCAGgaaagaacccagaagtcctggctccttgtccccgaGGAACGCTTCCGCAGGGGATGGCCGGTTCTCCACCTCGGAGCTGTCCCTGGTGCtactcccggcccctccccgtGGCCTCGGGGCTGGCCTGCCggagcctgggggcgggggggggggggggcagagccggcGGCAGCGTCCCA is drawn from Eretmochelys imbricata isolate rEreImb1 chromosome 23, rEreImb1.hap1, whole genome shotgun sequence and contains these coding sequences:
- the PIH1D1 gene encoding PIH1 domain-containing protein 1 isoform X2; the encoded protein is MASQTDKSLLSAELEEEDDEEFRQLLLQATQKIQSAMPSVRDSKPIQPQPGFCIKTHAGSQEKVFVNICRSLDIPPPPDLSRQELECLLESDSASSFRIPMSLGEPHAELDNSGNGCAAYDVVINTGFFSKVEADPFFKEFFITVALEGLAEKYKMDINHPEWRILKNRKFMGCISGQTIRTKSSPVIQEISSPVLPKFTILAEPAGGPPEFLLADIHLPRVGSARELSLELGQDRVVLRGGPGPYLLDIYIPHDIVPELSHARFHRRTAVLTVKMPVQPQLGPP
- the PIH1D1 gene encoding PIH1 domain-containing protein 1 isoform X1, coding for MASQTDKSLLSAELEEEDDEEFRQLLLQATQKIQSAMPSVRDSKPIQPQPGFCIKTHAGSQEKVFVNICRSLDIPPPPDLSRQELECLLESDSASSFRIPMSLGEPHAELDNSGNGCAAYDVVINTGFFSKVEADPFFKEFFITVALEGLAEKYKMDINHPEWRILKNRKFMGCISGQTIRTKSSPVIQEMDFSSPVLPKFTILAEPAGGPPEFLLADIHLPRVGSARELSLELGQDRVVLRGGPGPYLLDIYIPHDIVPELSHARFHRRTAVLTVKMPVQPQLGPP